In Montipora capricornis isolate CH-2021 chromosome 4, ASM3666992v2, whole genome shotgun sequence, a single genomic region encodes these proteins:
- the LOC138046472 gene encoding uncharacterized protein — protein MASLYIQDAYYTVPIATEHQKFLKFRWRDKLYQYTCLPNGLASAPRIFTKLLKPVFNILRQKGYLSSSYIDDCYLQGATYGECHDNVQETLMLLGDLGFPIHNEKSVLIPSQVLTFLGFVLNSVTMTVQLTKSRKQKLKTACLTLVNKETCTIQSVAEVIGVILSSFPGVEDGPLHYRSLERDKSHAFRENKGNFGSSMILSPSSRAELNWWISNVDTSLKLISHGEPELHIQTDASAHGWGGLRGDQRTVGRWTQQEASHHINYLELLAVLLTIKAL, from the coding sequence ATGGCGTCCCTGTATATACAGGATGCATATTATACAGTACCTATTGCCACAGAACatcaaaaatttttgaaattcaggtGGCGGGACAAATTGTATCAATATACCTGCCTTCCAAATGGGCTGGCATCAGCCCCAAGAATCTTTACCAAACTCTTAAAACCAGTGTTTAATATACTGAGGCAAAAGGGCTATTTGTCCTCATCTTACATAGATGATTGTTATCTACAAGGAGCAACCTATGGTGAATGCCATGATAATGTACAAGAAACACTTATGTTGCTTGGGGATCTTGGGTTCCCTATTCACAATGAAAAATCAGTACTCATACCATCTCAGGTCTTGACTTTCTTGGGATTTGTGCTTAACTCAGTTACAATGACTGTGCAACTTACCAAAAGCCGaaagcaaaaactgaaaacggCCTGCCTCACCCTTGTCAATAAAGAAACCTGCACAATTCAAAGTGTGGCAGAGGTCATTGGGGTCATTTTGTCAAGTTTTCCAGGGGTGGAAGACGGCCCCCTCCACTATCGCAGCCTTGAAAGGGACAAATCACATGCCTTTCGAGAGAACAAAGGCAACTTCGGATCTTCTATGATCCTCTCCCCCAGTTCTAGAGCAGAACTAAATTGGTGGATATCTAATGTTGATACTTCACTCAAACTTATTTCTCATGGTGAACCCGAACTTCACATTCAAACTGATGCCTCAGCCCATGGCTGGGGAGGTCTGAGGGGAGACCAAAGAACAGTGGGGAGATGGACCCAACAGGAAGCATCCCATCACATTAACTACCTAGAGTTATTGGCTGTACTCTTAACAATAAAGGCTTTATGA
- the LOC138046471 gene encoding uncharacterized protein, with protein sequence MTDSSLQKVGNGAAPNNGESAIVAAISSMSELLVSSITSMKSTMAESLGQMKDTIDQPVIKEGPSEENDEQLQIAAKTDELPTERSDKNQQSGSAEPNNGKKAPAVNQQIAKIVQGLLREKLTEEVLTATQNRYSPPENCGCLTSTKVNHLIWDKLKSDTRSADIKLQQVGSNLVKGLVPIVSVIEKLVKARDKIPTDALDVRELIRAATDVIALVGAANFELNMRCRDNIKPELNEDYKHLCSSPVPFTEFLFGNDADLSKQLKDLAEATKVSKKLNAKVDGQKSNGYREYKHTKSKAFGYKYSSGGQGTQAIKNLTWKRPGPPYTKKDEGRRPNKLQQFVPAWKDITDDPEVLDWVEHCLLEFIDGVPLVQETDYKVIQFNDAEAAIIESEIVQLLNKGVIVESPHSQGEFVSSIFVRLKKNGVDYRMILNLKELNKFIVYRHFKMDSLKTVTDLMSQGCYLASVYIQDASYTVPIATEHQIFLKFRWRDKLYQYTCLPNGQASAPRIFTKLLKPVFNILRQKGYLSSSYIDDCYLQGATYGECHDNVQETLMLLGDLGFPIHNEKSVLMPSQVLTFLGFVLNSVTMTVQLTKSRKQKLKTACLTLVNKETCTIQSVAEVIGSFCRVFQGWNTAPSTIAALKGTNHMPCERTKATSDLL encoded by the exons ATGACAGATTCTTCGCTTCAAAAAGTTGGAAATGGCGCGGCGCCAAACAACGGCGAGTCTGCCATCGTTGCGGCGATCAGCTCAATGAGTGAGCTTCTGGTATCTTCCATTACCTCAATGAAGTCTACAATGGCTGAGTCCTTAGGTCAGATGAAGGACACCATTGACCAACCCGTAATCAAGGAAGGTCCTTCAGAGGAAAACGATGAGCAGCTAcaaatagctgccaaaacggACGAACTACCCACTGAGCGGTCGGACAAAAACCAGCAATCTGGGTCCGCTGAGCCAAATAATGGG AAGAAGGCTCCCGCTGTAAACCAGCAGATAGCCAAAATAGTCCAGGGCTTACTGAGAGAAAAGCTTACGGAAGAAGTTTTGACGGCGACACAGAATCGCTACAGCCCGCCAGAAAATTGTGGATGCCTCACAAGCACGAAGGTCAATCATCTTATCTGGGATAAATTAAAATCAGACACGAGGTCTGCTGATATCAAGTTGCAGCAAGTGGGATCTAATCTTGTTAAAGGGCTCGTCCCTATAGTCTCTGTTATTGAGAAACTTGTGAAGGCACGGGATAAAATTCCTACAGATGCCTTGGATGTCAGAGAATTAATAAGAGCAGCCACTGATGTCATTGCTCTGGTAGGTGCTGCTAACTTCGAGTTGAATATGCGGTGCAGGGACAACATCAAGCCCGAGCTAAATGAAGACTACAAACACTTGTGCTCCAGCCCGGTACCCTTCACAGAATTCTTGTTTGGCAATGATGCCGACTTATCTAAACAACTGAAAGATCTCGCAGAAGCGACCAAAGTTAGCAAAAAGCTAAACGCAAAAGTGGACGGCCAGAAAAGCAATGGATACAGGGAATACAAGCACACAAAGTCCAAAGCCTTTGGCTACAAGTATTCCTCAGGTGGTCAAGGCACTCAGGCCATTAAAAATTTAACCTGGAAAAGGCCCGGCCCCCCATACACCAAGAAGGACGAGGGGAGGAGGCCAAACAA ATTGCAACAATTTGTCCCAGCATGGAAAGACATTACTGACGACCCAGAGGTTTTAGACTGGGTTGAGCATTGTCTTTTAGAGTTCATAGATGGTGTACCACTGGTACAGGAAACTGACTATAAGGTGATACAGTTCAATGATGCAGAAGCTGCTATTATAGAGTCTGAAATTGTACAACTCCTCAATAAAGGTGTTATTGTGGAGTCTCCTCACTCTCAAGGAGAATTTGTTTCGTCCATTTTCGTTAGATTAAAAAAGAATGGAGTAGACTATAGGATGATCCTAAACCTTAAGGAGCTAAACAAGTTCATTGTCTACCGGCACTTCAAAATGGATTCACTTAAGACAGTGACAGATCTGATGTCCCAAGGGTGTTATCTGGCGTCCGTGTATATACAGGATGCATCTTATACAGTACCTATTGCCACAGAACatcaaatttttttgaaattcaggtgGCGGGACAAATTGTATCAATATACGTGCCTTCCAAATGGGCAGGCATCAGCCCCAAGAATCTTTACCAAACTCTTAAAACCAGTGTTTAATATACTGAGGCAAAAGGGCTATTTGTCCTCATCTTACATAGATGATTGTTATCTACAAGGAGCAACCTATGGTGAATGCCATGATAATGTACAAGAAACACTTATGTTGCTTGGGGATCTTGGGTTCCCTATTCACAATGAAAAATCAGTACTCATGCCATCTCAGGTCTTGACTTTCTTGGGATTTGTGCTTAACTCAGTTACAATGACTGTGCAACTTACCAAAAGCCGaaagcaaaaactgaaaacggCCTGCCTCACCCTTGTCAATAAAGAAACCTGCACAATTCAAAGTGTGGCAGAGGTCATTGGGTCATTTTGTCGAGTTTTCCAGGGGTGGAACACGGCCCCCTCCACTATCGCAGCCTTGAAAGGGACAAATCACATGCCTTGCGAGAGAACAAAGGCAACTTCGGATCTTCTATGA